In Mastacembelus armatus chromosome 5, fMasArm1.2, whole genome shotgun sequence, a single genomic region encodes these proteins:
- the arhgap46a gene encoding rho GTPase-activating protein 39 isoform X4, translating to MLVKVNSMSRTQPSPALQQQQHQHVQQSAHSKTTPFTLHPSSNNTQGGHLNSTQGYKTAPSGKMAADARQAHHLRKASNGSFCLVTSSSSHPSPLLHRSQSSTPCPVSPQYGCSAPIYDEPLSDCPIYDEPPVDMEVEGAHLYNGQPLSRQTPTHSLQKPRHLQHPGSSQPGSRHKRNPSASDYSPAGLECIKHMVNVDPKQGLLSGSPLPTRTPSPTCKQDPILPQPQPHPQSQGHSLPQARSQLRDREPGTPGPSTLDKKQNWRVLEATVQRAMEARHSRQSSQASQDFPSSTPQATANYQDSGYSTGPSPSLRRKSRRRVGAGGGAGGRPGSVGSSGELCALNERLMAEMREVVSRSNTMREVRTELDLERVVVPRTRSPADSLRWYGAGGVTSAGRCTSREDLTGAPRSLNRQGHHSVLTPLEIPGRQKRTYEKVDTLEMSVNSQASLSSPETPGPPSQAGTLELQAQLENRKKGMVDGRTASLGPHRPVNHDNIEGGDGTADRAGGSSYQLSYATLRQPPPPDMGMEDWASKHLNMHTQGLFRRRVSIANMLSWNRGSIKKPMLVTSNRAIRKEACEMFKLVQAYMGDRPSRLDRRHCALLIVTKCWDMPGLRDELYVQLVRQTTGNASPRSLAAGWELMAVSLAFFAPSPKFRCYLEGYIQRHTEPASDKKCESQTEQQVTQFILEQQELKMKKNSKSRKKRKQNTEEEEGLPISTYAKFCYRKLQKVAITGGKRGLRKPTLEEIDHSRRAIVTPSLFGSSLEEVMERQNELFPDRKLPWVQVQLSQYVLALGGAQTEGIFRVPGDIDEVNALKLQVDQWRIPENLSDPNVPASLMKLWYRELEEPLIPMNFYKQCVSNCDDPVAAIAVVQSLPELNRLVLCYFIHFLQVFAQPSNVAITKMDVNNLAMVMAPNCLRCQSDDPRIIFENTRKEMSFLRMLIVHLDTSFIEGVV from the exons ATGTTAGTAAAGGTGAACAGCATGAGCCGTACCCAACCCAGCCCGGCcttgcagcaacagcagcatcagcatgTCCAGCAAAGTGCACATAGCAAGACTACCCCCTTCACCCTTCATCCCTCCAGCAACAACACCCAAGGAGGACACTTAAACTCCACCCAGGGATATAAAACTGCCCCCTCTGGCAAAATGGCAGCCGACGCACGCCAGGCCCATCACCTGAGAAAAGCAAGTAATGGCAGCTTCTGCTTAGTGACATCCAGCAGTAGCCATCCCAGTCCACTCcttcacaggtcacagagcagTACACCATGCCCTGTGTCTCCCCAGTATGGCTGCTCTGCCCCAATCTATGATGAGCCACTTTCAGACTGTCCCATATATGATGAACCTCCAGTAGACATGGAAGTTGAGGGGGCACACCTGTATAATGGGCAACCTCTGTCTCGCCAGACACCTACCCATAGCCTGCAGAAACCCAGACATCTCCAGCACCCAGGTTCATCTCAGCCAGGGTCCAGACACAAGAGGAATCCTTCTGCCTCTGACTACAGCCCAGCTGGTTTAGAGTGCATTAAGCACATGGTCAATGTGGACCCCAAACAGGGACTCCTGTCTGGCTCTCCTCTACCCACACGTACGCCCTCCCCTACCTGCAAGCAGGATCCTATCTTGCCCCAACCTCAGCCACATCCTCAGTCCCAGGGCCACTCTTTGCCCCAGGCTCGAAGCCAGttgagagacagagagccagGGACCCCTGGGCCAAGCACActtgacaaaaaacaaaattggcGGGTCCTGGAGGCCACTGTACAGCGTGCCATGGAGGCACGACATAGCAGGCAGAGCAGCCAGGCCTCTCAGGACTTCCCCTCCTCAACCCCACAAGCTACCGCAAACTATCAAGACTCTGGTTACTCCACTGGCCCCTCCCCAAGTTTAAGAAGAAAGAGCAGGAGAAGGGTaggagctggtggtggtgcAGGAGGCAGACCGGGGTCTGTAGGTAGCAGTGGGGAGCTGTGTGCCCTAAATGAGAGGCTGATGGCCGAGATGAGGGAGGTGGTGAGCCGCTCCAACACCATGAGGGAGGTGAGAACAGAACTGGATTTGGAGAGGGTAGTTGTACCTCGGACACGGTCCCCTGCAGACTCACTCAGGTGGTATGGAGCTGGAGGGGTGACGTCAGCAGGCCGGTGTACTTCACGAGAGGATCTCACCGGGGCTCCCCGCTCACTGAACAGACAAGGTCATCATTCTGTCCTGACCCCTCTCGAGATACCAGGGAGGCAAAAAAGAACATATGAGAAGGTGGACACCTTAGAGATGAGTGTGAATAGCCAGGCTAGCCTGTCCTCACCAGAGACCCCAGGACCACCTTCCCAG GCGGGCACTCTAGAACTGCAGGCTCAGTTGGAGAACCGAAAGAAAGGCATGGTGGATGGGCGGACCGCTTCCCTGGGCCCTCACCGCCCTGTCAACCATGACAACATAGAGGGTGGTGATGGGACAGCAGATAGAGCAGGAGGATCCTCCTACCAGCTCTCATACGCCACCCTGCGGCAGCCCCCACCTCCTGACATGGGCATGGAGGACTGGGCCAGCAAACACCTCAACATGCACACGCAAGGCCTGTTCCGCCGTCGCGTTTCCATCGCAAACATGCTGTCGTGGAACCGGGGTTCCATTAAAAAGCCCATGCTAGTCACCAGCAACCGAGCCATCAGGAAGGAGGCGTGCGAGATGTTCAAGCTGGTGCAAGCCTACATGGGAGACAGGCCTTCACGTCTGGATCGTCGTCACTGTGCCCTGCTCATCGTCACCAAGTGCTGGGACATGCCAGGGCTGCGGGATGAGCTGTATGTGCAGCTGGTAAGGCAGACCACAGGTAATGCTAGCCCCAGGAGCTTAGCAGCAGGCTGGGAGCTGATGGCAGTCAGCTTGGCGTTCTTCGCCCCATCACCAAAGTTCCGTTGCTACCTGGAGGGTTACATCCAGAGACACACGGAGCCTGCCAGCGACAAGAAATGTGAGTCTCAGACTGAGCAGCAGG tgaCTCAGTTCATTTTGGAACAGCAGGAACTAAAAATGAAGAAGAATTCCAAGTCTAGAAAGAAGCGAAAACAGaacacagaggaggaagagg GCCTGCCTATCAGCACATATGCCAAGTTCTGCTATCGGAAACTGCAGAAGGTGGCTATCACTGGAGGCAAAAGG GGGCTACGAAAGCCCACCTTGGAGGAGATCGACCACAGCAGGCGGGCCATCGTCACGCCTTCCCTGTTCGGCAGTTCTCTGGAGGAGGTGATGGAGAGGCAGAATGAACTCTTCCCAGACAGGAAACTGCCCTGGGTGCAGGTTCAGCTTTCCCAGTATGTCCTGGCTCTGGGCGGCGCTCAGACAGAGGGTATCTTCAG AGTGCCTGGAGACATTGATGAAGTGAATGCATTGAAGCTCCAAGTGGACCAGTGGAGGATTCCTGAGAATCTCTCTGATCCCAATGTTCCTG ccTCTCTGATGAAGCTGTGGTATCGGGAGCTTGAGGAACCTCTCATTCCCATGAACTTCTATAAGCAGTGCGTCAGTAATTGTGACGACCCTGTGGCAGCCATCGCTGTGGTGCAGTCTCTGCCTGAGCTCAACAGACTGGTACTCTGCTACTTCATCCACTTCCTGCAG GTATTTGCTCAGCCGTCCAATGTGGCTATAACCAAGATGGATGTGAATAACCTGGCGATGGTCATGGCCCCCAACTGTCTCCGTTGCCAATCTGATGATCCACGGATCATCTTTGAGAACACACGCAAGGAGATGTCCTTCCTGAGGATGCTCATCGTTCACCTGGACACCAGTTTCATCGAGGGGGTGGTGTAG
- the arhgap46a gene encoding rho GTPase-activating protein 39 isoform X3, which translates to MFSRGWNEGWDASQRWQPAPGSKATMLVKVNSMSRTQPSPALQQQQHQHVQQSAHSKTTPFTLHPSSNNTQGGHLNSTQGYKTAPSGKMAADARQAHHLRKASNGSFCLVTSSSSHPSPLLHRSQSSTPCPVSPQYGCSAPIYDEPLSDCPIYDEPPVDMEVEGAHLYNGQPLSRQTPTHSLQKPRHLQHPGSSQPGSRHKRNPSASDYSPAGLECIKHMVNVDPKQGLLSGSPLPTRTPSPTCKQDPILPQPQPHPQSQGHSLPQARSQLRDREPGTPGPSTLDKKQNWRVLEATVQRAMEARHSRQSSQASQDFPSSTPQATANYQDSGYSTGPSPSLRRKSRRRVGAGGGAGGRPGSVGSSGELCALNERLMAEMREVVSRSNTMREVRTELDLERVVVPRTRSPADSLRWYGAGGVTSAGRCTSREDLTGAPRSLNRQGHHSVLTPLEIPGRQKRTYEKVDTLEMSVNSQASLSSPETPGPPSQAGTLELQAQLENRKKGMVDGRTASLGPHRPVNHDNIEGGDGTADRAGGSSYQLSYATLRQPPPPDMGMEDWASKHLNMHTQGLFRRRVSIANMLSWNRGSIKKPMLVTSNRAIRKEACEMFKLVQAYMGDRPSRLDRRHCALLIVTKCWDMPGLRDELYVQLVRQTTGNASPRSLAAGWELMAVSLAFFAPSPKFRCYLEGYIQRHTEPASDKKCESQTEQQVTQFILEQQELKMKKNSKSRKKRKQNTEEEEGLPISTYAKFCYRKLQKVAITGGKRGLRKPTLEEIDHSRRAIVTPSLFGSSLEEVMERQNELFPDRKLPWVQVQLSQYVLALGGAQTEGIFRVPGDIDEVNALKLQVDQWRIPENLSDPNVPASLMKLWYRELEEPLIPMNFYKQCVSNCDDPVAAIAVVQSLPELNRLVLCYFIHFLQVFAQPSNVAITKMDVNNLAMVMAPNCLRCQSDDPRIIFENTRKEMSFLRMLIVHLDTSFIEGVV; encoded by the exons ATGTTTAGTAGAGGATGGAACGAAGGATG GGATGCTTCTCAAAGATGGCAGCCTGCACCTGGTTCTAAGGCAACTATGTTAGTAAAGGTGAACAGCATGAGCCGTACCCAACCCAGCCCGGCcttgcagcaacagcagcatcagcatgTCCAGCAAAGTGCACATAGCAAGACTACCCCCTTCACCCTTCATCCCTCCAGCAACAACACCCAAGGAGGACACTTAAACTCCACCCAGGGATATAAAACTGCCCCCTCTGGCAAAATGGCAGCCGACGCACGCCAGGCCCATCACCTGAGAAAAGCAAGTAATGGCAGCTTCTGCTTAGTGACATCCAGCAGTAGCCATCCCAGTCCACTCcttcacaggtcacagagcagTACACCATGCCCTGTGTCTCCCCAGTATGGCTGCTCTGCCCCAATCTATGATGAGCCACTTTCAGACTGTCCCATATATGATGAACCTCCAGTAGACATGGAAGTTGAGGGGGCACACCTGTATAATGGGCAACCTCTGTCTCGCCAGACACCTACCCATAGCCTGCAGAAACCCAGACATCTCCAGCACCCAGGTTCATCTCAGCCAGGGTCCAGACACAAGAGGAATCCTTCTGCCTCTGACTACAGCCCAGCTGGTTTAGAGTGCATTAAGCACATGGTCAATGTGGACCCCAAACAGGGACTCCTGTCTGGCTCTCCTCTACCCACACGTACGCCCTCCCCTACCTGCAAGCAGGATCCTATCTTGCCCCAACCTCAGCCACATCCTCAGTCCCAGGGCCACTCTTTGCCCCAGGCTCGAAGCCAGttgagagacagagagccagGGACCCCTGGGCCAAGCACActtgacaaaaaacaaaattggcGGGTCCTGGAGGCCACTGTACAGCGTGCCATGGAGGCACGACATAGCAGGCAGAGCAGCCAGGCCTCTCAGGACTTCCCCTCCTCAACCCCACAAGCTACCGCAAACTATCAAGACTCTGGTTACTCCACTGGCCCCTCCCCAAGTTTAAGAAGAAAGAGCAGGAGAAGGGTaggagctggtggtggtgcAGGAGGCAGACCGGGGTCTGTAGGTAGCAGTGGGGAGCTGTGTGCCCTAAATGAGAGGCTGATGGCCGAGATGAGGGAGGTGGTGAGCCGCTCCAACACCATGAGGGAGGTGAGAACAGAACTGGATTTGGAGAGGGTAGTTGTACCTCGGACACGGTCCCCTGCAGACTCACTCAGGTGGTATGGAGCTGGAGGGGTGACGTCAGCAGGCCGGTGTACTTCACGAGAGGATCTCACCGGGGCTCCCCGCTCACTGAACAGACAAGGTCATCATTCTGTCCTGACCCCTCTCGAGATACCAGGGAGGCAAAAAAGAACATATGAGAAGGTGGACACCTTAGAGATGAGTGTGAATAGCCAGGCTAGCCTGTCCTCACCAGAGACCCCAGGACCACCTTCCCAG GCGGGCACTCTAGAACTGCAGGCTCAGTTGGAGAACCGAAAGAAAGGCATGGTGGATGGGCGGACCGCTTCCCTGGGCCCTCACCGCCCTGTCAACCATGACAACATAGAGGGTGGTGATGGGACAGCAGATAGAGCAGGAGGATCCTCCTACCAGCTCTCATACGCCACCCTGCGGCAGCCCCCACCTCCTGACATGGGCATGGAGGACTGGGCCAGCAAACACCTCAACATGCACACGCAAGGCCTGTTCCGCCGTCGCGTTTCCATCGCAAACATGCTGTCGTGGAACCGGGGTTCCATTAAAAAGCCCATGCTAGTCACCAGCAACCGAGCCATCAGGAAGGAGGCGTGCGAGATGTTCAAGCTGGTGCAAGCCTACATGGGAGACAGGCCTTCACGTCTGGATCGTCGTCACTGTGCCCTGCTCATCGTCACCAAGTGCTGGGACATGCCAGGGCTGCGGGATGAGCTGTATGTGCAGCTGGTAAGGCAGACCACAGGTAATGCTAGCCCCAGGAGCTTAGCAGCAGGCTGGGAGCTGATGGCAGTCAGCTTGGCGTTCTTCGCCCCATCACCAAAGTTCCGTTGCTACCTGGAGGGTTACATCCAGAGACACACGGAGCCTGCCAGCGACAAGAAATGTGAGTCTCAGACTGAGCAGCAGG tgaCTCAGTTCATTTTGGAACAGCAGGAACTAAAAATGAAGAAGAATTCCAAGTCTAGAAAGAAGCGAAAACAGaacacagaggaggaagagg GCCTGCCTATCAGCACATATGCCAAGTTCTGCTATCGGAAACTGCAGAAGGTGGCTATCACTGGAGGCAAAAGG GGGCTACGAAAGCCCACCTTGGAGGAGATCGACCACAGCAGGCGGGCCATCGTCACGCCTTCCCTGTTCGGCAGTTCTCTGGAGGAGGTGATGGAGAGGCAGAATGAACTCTTCCCAGACAGGAAACTGCCCTGGGTGCAGGTTCAGCTTTCCCAGTATGTCCTGGCTCTGGGCGGCGCTCAGACAGAGGGTATCTTCAG AGTGCCTGGAGACATTGATGAAGTGAATGCATTGAAGCTCCAAGTGGACCAGTGGAGGATTCCTGAGAATCTCTCTGATCCCAATGTTCCTG ccTCTCTGATGAAGCTGTGGTATCGGGAGCTTGAGGAACCTCTCATTCCCATGAACTTCTATAAGCAGTGCGTCAGTAATTGTGACGACCCTGTGGCAGCCATCGCTGTGGTGCAGTCTCTGCCTGAGCTCAACAGACTGGTACTCTGCTACTTCATCCACTTCCTGCAG GTATTTGCTCAGCCGTCCAATGTGGCTATAACCAAGATGGATGTGAATAACCTGGCGATGGTCATGGCCCCCAACTGTCTCCGTTGCCAATCTGATGATCCACGGATCATCTTTGAGAACACACGCAAGGAGATGTCCTTCCTGAGGATGCTCATCGTTCACCTGGACACCAGTTTCATCGAGGGGGTGGTGTAG